ACATACGCTATTTTTCGAACCAACTTCGCGTGGCACCGCTTGTGCCTCCACAGACGTTCTTCGGGACGACGAGGGTTCTCAACTGGAGTCAGCAGAACGAGACGAACTCGCCCAGATCCTCGTCAGGCACGTGCACATTTTTCGTCCAGGGGGAGCTCCTACGCCTTTCGCTGAGCACCGTATAGACACGGGTGAGCACCCACCTATAGCAGTGCCTCCATACCGTCTGAATCCTGCGAAAAAAGAGGTGATGAGAAAAGAAATCGACAAAATGCTGCAAGAAGATATAATTGAAGAGTGCGAGTCCGCATGGTGCGCGCCGGCGTTGATGGTACCAAAAGCTCGTGGCGGCGTCAGGTTCTGCGTAGATTACAGACGCCTAAACGCTATTACCAGGTCGGACACGTACCCCATGCCGCTGATTGATGAGCTGCTGCAATCAACAAAAAGGAACTGCTTCATGAGCACGCTTGATCTTCGATCGGGATACTGGCAGGTTAGCGTTCGAGAAGAAGACAGAGATAAGACAGCCTTTATATCTCCTCTCGGCATATATCGCTTCAAGCGCATGCCTTTTGGCCTCAAAAACGCACCGGCCACATTCCAGCGGCTCATAGATCGCCTCCGCTCCTGCGCATCTTTAAAGGATGTTACCGTATTGGCCTACTTAGATGACCTTCTAATAATCTCAGATGGGTTTCAACAGCATCTCAAAGACCTCGAGGCAGTTTTCGAGCGCCTGACTGAATACAACCTCCATGTTAACAGAGAGAAATGTGTTTTCGCAAGGgagaaagtaaaataccttgggCACATAATCACGCAGGAAGGCGTCTCCATCGACCATGATAAAGTCAGTGCTGTACTCGAAATGAAGGAACCGGCCAATCTCAAGCATATGAGAACTTTCCTTCAAACGTGCTCGTGGTTTAGGAAATTCATTCCTAACTTTTCCCAAGTGGCTGAACCATTAACACGTTTGACACGAAAGGACCAAACTTGGACTTGGGGCTCAGCTCAATCACAAGCTTTCAACGAACTTAAGCGGTTGTTGACTTCGGCCCCCATTTTGATCCAAGCTGATTTTAGTCGGCCCTTTATTTTACGAACGGATGCTAGTAATTACGCTTTAGGGGCAGTATTACTTCAGGGGGAGGAAAAGCAGGAAAGACCAATTGAGTACGCGAGTCGACTCCTTACCTCAGCGGAACGGAACTACTCTACCACCGAGCGTGAAGCTCTGGCGGTGGTATGGGCAGTTGAACGTTTCAGGTCCTACCTCGACGGGCAACCCGTCATTATAGGAAGTGACCACCAACCACTCCGCTGGCTGTTGACTTTAAAATCACCAACCGGTCGGTTAGTGCGATGGGCACTCAAACTCCAGTCATTTGATATACAATTTCAATATACTCCAGGTAAGGCAAATGTTGTGGCCGATACATTAAGTAGGCCGATCTGCACGGGAGAAACCCGCGATCAATGCGGCATTTGCTCTGTAATAATAGACGTACCTGCGAAGAAACCGGATCTGTTGCGGCAGGAACAGCTGGCAGATCCCGAACTGGAGAAAATTGTCAAGGAGCTCGAAGCCACCGATGAAGTCGCAGTCCAGCGATGGACGGAGCGAGGATATATGATGGATCAAGGAGTGTTGTACCGGTATAACCCTGACTCGGACAGTGAATCACCACAACTTGTAGTCCCAGCTGGTCAACAGGAAGACATCTTGAAGCAATGTCATGACTCTGCAGTAGCAGGGCATCCTGGAATTGACAATACTTACCGGAAGGTATCACAGCTGTATTTCTTTACAGGAATGCGTAGGAAAATAGCAGACTACGTAAAAGCCTGCATTCACTGCCAAAGATATAAAGCTACAAATAACAAACCTCCAGGTCTCCTCCAGACGCCCGTCATGAATCAACGTAACGAGGTGTTGGCCGTAGATTTATTCGGCCCACTTCCGGAAGGAGAGGAAGGTGAACGGTGGATATTGCTCGTTGAAGACACGGCCACGAGATGGGTAGAGCTGTATGCTCTTAAGGATGCTACAGCTGAAGCCTGCGCACGTGTCCTCATCGAGGAATTTTTTATGCGGTTTGGGTTACCTCGCCGAGTTATTTCTGATAATGGAGTTCAGTTCATTTCGGCAGTCATGCGTCAATGCATGTCAGTCCTGGGGGTAAAACAGAACTTAGTTCCATTGTACCATCCAGAAGCTAACCCCGCAGAAAGAAAAAACCGCGACCTTAAGGTACAGTTAGCACGATTGGTTGAAGGAGACCATAAGACCTGGCCCAAGAACTTGCCAGTGATAAGATTTGCTCTGAATAGTGCCGTGTGCCGTACAACAGGTACGACGCCGGCTTATTTGACATTCGGAAGGGAGATGCGGTCACCTTCGGAAGCAACACATGACCAACGTGCCATACttgacaaaaataactttgtccCACAAATTACACCCTATTTAAGACGATTCCTCAACTCTTTATCGGCAGTCAGAGAGCGAGTCGAGAAGCAGCAGGATAAGGGTAAAGAATACGCCGACCAGTCGCGTCGTCCAGTTGATTTTCAGGTGGGTGATAAGGTACTATTAAAATCGCACCTGTTGAGCAAAGGTTCAAAGGCactcacttcaaagttcatgcCGAGACGCGATGGCCCGTACGTCATCGCCAAGAAGGTGAGCCCTACGACATACAACATTGCGCGTATGGAGCTGCCTCAGGAGATTATAGGGAAGTACCATGTTCAAGATTTGACTCGGTTCATTGGTAACGATGATACTCCGCCTAAACCGGTTAACCCCGTCAAGAAGCGCGGACGACCGAAGAAGGATACTGTGCAGCTAGTCCAGGAACGGGGGCGTATACCTGAACTAGAGGGGGAGTATATAGCAAACCGTATCCAAGTACCTACAGTACCTAGTCGCGTCTTGCCCGAGCGGGCCTCTCGTGCGCGCCGACCAGCAAGATTACTTGCTAGTGTGAGTGTGGTGTCAGCGTAGTGCGTCGTATGATACGCGGCCCCTCTTCACCTCCCGCGCCCCGCTCTATTTCGCGCCGTGCCGACCGCGCCCAGTCGTTTCCAAGCCGCCGTAGCGAAGCTGCGCGAGACACTTCCGCGCCCGCGCATACACACGACGCTCACACCGCAAACGGCATCGTCTTGTTACTATACAGTGTTAAACCTAGTGACTAGCTAAGCTATACTATATCTGTTAACCCACTAATCCATAAACTTTTCATATTGTCAGTAAAGTTCCAACAAACCTATACCCTGAGTTTCTCATTTCTGCCAGCCGGCAGTGGCGCACCCCTTCTATATATTCTAAGTAGTTCCCAGTACTATAAAACGATATTCGCTCGGTTGTAAGTATTTCACGTCGCTTAGGAGATGCACTAGTAACTGCGGAGAACAATTAATAGGTAGcggtttaaaaattgaaaaccaATTATTAAAGCAACAAAACAATGTTTATACCACTTCGAAACGCTTCGTAAAGTTTGGCGCTTATCCATAATGTTtgatagcgccatctagcgaagaCTATATATGATAATGTTGTTCGGTTAAACTTGTTCGTTTCTTGCGTTGTTTAGGACTTCTAGCACCTGTTGTAGAAAACTGGGGACAGATGGCGCTCTAAACGCTTTTAAGTTGactaatttttatgtttttaaaatgtattgatAGGCACTAGGTGCAAGGCGCCATCTTGCGAAGATACCTGGAAACGCTATTCGTTTGAACTTGTTTGTTCTTTAAGTTACTTATGGGTTGTACAAGTTAATGCGGAGCAGTAGTAAAAGGTGGCGCTGTGAACGCTTTTTAAAGTATATGTGATACATGTGATAAAAAATGTAGAATCACTTTTGCTAGCTGTTGTACTTGCCAGAAATTAGTATTTCcgtgaaataaaatgttttttctttattcacaATGAACATATTATGTTTAGATTagttgttatattattatacgtagtacagtcaagggcaaagatatcgacacggccaaagttacaaaaatatgtatacacgactttatgcacttagcattaaggccgtgtatacatattttNNNNNNNNNNNNNNNNNNNNNNNNNNNNNNNNNNNNNNNNNNNNNNNNNNNNNNNNNNNNNNNNNNNNNNNNNNNNNNNNNNNNNNNNNNNNNNNNNNNNCGTAAAACAGCCCGCTAATATAAATTCCTTCATAAAACCATatctatccatactaatattataaaatgcgaaagtgtgtttgtgtgtttgtccgtctttcacgctgttaatggagcgacggatcgacgtgatttggcatagagatatttagGCCCGAGagggacataggctacttttttatcccggaaaaatgcaacagttcccgagggaacagcgcgcgaaccgaataccacgcgggcggagcgcGGGgcaaaaagctagtttattataaaaccGCGATGAGTTTACCATTCGAAAGTACCGTTAGCACAGCAGTAGGTACATactgaataaatttaattcataatcAAAGTTAGTCTATGATTACTCGTATGTTCACAGTTTGAATGCATGATAGAATGAAGATAATAGATttacaaagtacctacatatatatgcTTTTCCATTCTAGTTATCGAAAATGTTCGTATTTATtcgtgctctctcaattagcttcagtttCCATCTTACAGTCGTTTTTGATCataatccatcatcatcatcagcccacagcagtccactgctggacataggcctcttccatggcgcgccacaacactctgtcttcagcccctcgcatctagggcatggataccggttttcggtattaccgaaaaaccggtataccggtcattttttcccctcttttaataccggttttaaatatctacaaaaccggtttttcggtattttgacttgtgcttaaaatagtaatagtcgactttaatttcaaacaggaaagcacttttaataacttgtcttcagacttatggcttttgaagttacttacctcttaatctactttcaaatttcaaacttaccgcgcacaagtttgctttgtttatttgtagtgtaagctttctcgaagttggacctacctaactggaccgtttgtcccaggtatacatagtcgtcaacaacttcgagcgcagagcccccgactattgcgggagttgggacTACATGGAaattagttagacatgactttcgtcttgcccatgttcatttttaggccaactcggtcggaaactgctgaggtcggcgagcatagcactgaagtcttccatggtctcagccatgactacaatatcgttaacgaatcgaaggcgagtgaagtacccgccattaatgttgatgcctcgtctttccagtccagaaccttaaaagcatcctccaatgcaacggtgaacagtttcggagcgatcacatctccttgtctgactccccgctgcagaggaataggcttcgtgctctggtcatgtaatcggacggacatagtggcgtttttgtacagacactagacacttcaacactccgatataccggtagtcaactgcaccgctggagaagctgcatcacagcccaagtctcgatcgaatcgaaggctttctcgtagtccacaaatgcaaggcaaagggggaagttatacccttcggtcttctgtataactgccgcaacgtacatgtggtctacggtactataggttttcggaagccggcttgttcgggagagctggaaatcgtcaaacctgcttgcgagacgatttgtgatgaccctgaaaaacagcttgtaaacatggctcagaagtgagatgggtctataattcttcagcaaggtgttatcacctttttgaagatgagcaccaccactgtcttctgttccatgctttcggtgttcccccttgcggaggacggaactaaacggcgtcttgaggtccttaaggactggtttaccacccgcttcaagagttcggctgtaatttcatcgtcaccggggctttgtcattcttaagctatttgagggccatactaatctcgtacaggctgacgtctgggatgtattcgtgatagtgtcgggttaatctagccctcggtctttagctagattttcgacgggtgttcgggttgtcgtgtcgctatccattaaacctctcgttttcccccaacagctcaggtttggatgaaatgattctgccgtcgtcggtcttcaacttcattaaccgctttgacttacagacagatccctggtaaacaccttagagcctctgaTACGCTCAAATAGCCTTTTCAATGCtaatttattagtattaaatcggcgtacattaACACCACacaattaagcgtcaccagaagactgtagcagcatctcacgcctcacctccatgagcctaaggccagagcgcgagagcttattggttctagtacggcgggttttgaagaagttagatccgatcgtatggacagcttccacaaacccgtcgttgtaatcgtccacgtcgctacctaggcattcgaaatggTTTTGTTTGAGCtgaagctctcggggttttggagctgagctggtCCGGGCGGAGCGAagatttcatcagtagagaccttacaagcttgaactggatatttaatgagcctcgtacaagcgaagagaaattatgcgaaaatttggttgggaactaataatcggtgaaacaattttcaccgaagaattagagaatccaattccatattatatagtattagttaacaattaacaacttaagttttttatttaatattgctcattaaaagggaagtttattaattgcttttcatgtatattgttatattttcaacaaaacaacagacttatacagaaagaaagaaaaataaagggaaaatttggaaaataccgaaaaattaccgaaataccgggataccggttttcaaaatttgaataccggaataataccggtattgccatcaagcccaataccgcatagccctacTCGCATCCaaccgccgccagcgatcctcttaaggtcatccgtccaccgtgcctcaggacgccctacactacgttttcccgtccgtggtctccattcgaggactcgtctgctccaccgttcatcggtcctgcgacagacgtggccagcccaacgccacttcaacgaactaagtaattctctgagcaacgtcggtgactttcgttctttgtcgaattatgtgatttcggattttatccttcaaagaaacccctagcattgctcccatagcccgctgagcgaccttgaatcgTAGTTTTGGTATtttacactaaataataaagttccagaATAATGGATATCAAAATGTCactaatttattacaataattgattgacacttggactgccgtcgtattccgattgaaATTCGACTTTTCCCGATGAAAGTACATTGTTCTTTATATCTGTATTTCCTATTATTTTAGTCAACtatacaaacaaacttaaacccaataaaaatatcaaaagtaagtaaataaagagtcTCAAGTCTACGGGCTACCAGCGCGGCAGAGAATGCCAACAGGACCCTAATAATGAGGCTACAATGATTATCCGTTCGTCCTTCCATCTGTCACGTCTTTTGACtataatataactaataataatattataaatgcgaactcTTTCTAAGAGTAGATTTTGTTTCTTCAGATTTTAGCGCGCTGGTGGATTCTTATTTCTCGAATATAATTAATCCGGCAGAAACTcaacaatataatattttaggaccagaaatgcaaaaaaaaataatctacacctcttttaaaaactttgcttagatagaaaatacaaactgaaatatagatgcacagaaaaaccagaaaaataagaccatcactgggaatcgaacccaggtcctcggtattccgtaccgcgtgctataccgctacaccactgatggtcaacggtacagacacgaatttcccctatgcacctcatatctcagcttgtttgtttcttatgttagccacttaagcagtgacgctagcgacatctataccgtagccctcatcgagaaacttttttcggcactccattggaactaaccgctcacccggacaagagatgtcgttactaagcaatcaaattaagattgtttttttggaatctttttgtattttttatttaaattccaaattttaattcctaaattaatttaggttttacgggatgaccgtaaaagtaaaaatttggaattgaaataaaaaatacaaaaagattccaaaaaaccaatcttaatttgctTAGATACGCGGAAAATTTGCAGTTATGTAGAGCCCCCTATTTATCTTCGATACAGTACAGAAATGTTCACACCTTGTTAAAATATCTATAACTCTGGATTGTTTTTTACTGGAAATCGTATAATCGTAATATATGTCGTCGTATGTATTGCTGCAAAGCTCCAATCGAATTTGAATGATAATTTTCGCAACTCGCATTCCAAATTCACCAAATTATTCATCACTTTCATATGTATTTTCACAGATTTGGCTACAAAAATAAGTCTTTTGACGAGAGCTACTATTAATGTAAGGGGCAAATTACATGAAGGCATAAATTAGGTAGAATATAACCCACCCTTGACTAGTGTAGATTACCTACTCGTATCTATGAAAAAGGAATCACGGTGCGCTCTATTTTTAATACGGTTTACGTTAGTATAATTTTGAAAGTTCTATTGTACTTTGAGCTTTGTATgctgttggtaaataaagtttctatctatctatgtataATAATCGTGTTCTGGATAATTATGTTGGTAAAGCCCATCAGCTTCAAGCGTCTATTTGCCGCAACTTTACTATCGGTAATAAACGTTTACGGAAATCAATTCGCGCTGCCGTGCCATAAATACGGTGACGTCATAAAACGCCATTTTGAATCTGTCGGGTTATGGGTCATTAAATTTTACATCTCACTTAATTTCCCTGTGTCTATAGAAATCTTATGGCCCTAAAATTCCTACTTGACGTATGCGTTCGGACCTATTGGTTCGGACAATATAGCTCATAATGTCGGTGTAATATCAAGAGGGGTATTTGGTTTCTTGTcgatgtaaaataataataagatacgTATTAAATATTGCttgaattaaaacaataaagagAGCACCACACCCTGCTTATAGTACCACAGTTAAATTAATACAAACcacattaaataaatcaaaaccaATTCTactgttttgatattttataaccGCAAACAAATTTGACTTTGTTacgttgaaatataaaataagtttattataaTACAAACATAGTTGTCGGTTCGCTGACTGGATGCATGAGAAAGCGAAAAATGAAGATTCATACAACATAAAGGAAATGCGATGGATGGAACGGTAAAACGTAACTTTCGCTTCTTGCAAACGCAAACTATCATGCTAGTTCAATCAAAGCTCTTATTGTAAATCGTTCTAGAGCTAAAGTAAGTAATTCTATCAAAGCTACCTTTTAGTGACTAACTAATTTCTTTACATGCAGATATGACACAATGTAATGTTATAACCGCAACTAAATGGTCAAGTTTAGAACCcaattaatttactttaaataaactggggagttcagtcactgattaaacgattaaaaatttaaatacccTTTTTACTGAAAAGGGAAGGGAATTTTTTTACTGTCATAATATCAATTTTTTATAGGTTCAGACCTACAGTTTTTGCAGGttctattaattatatttataattcaaatgaaaatttgcaaaatatcataaaatctgtaaaactgtattttacaaaaaaaaattgtgacgcccatactgagtgtatgaaaaaaacgtcacgaaactgacatttttttaaactatctgaATCGATtatgctcttgattctgagtaggaaaaaccatatttttcccaaatttgaaaaataaaaataggtaaaGGTAAAGgtttgtgaaaatgcccaaaTAGATAATCAGTTTCgatggaaataaaaatatgtgcAAAACTTGGGTAAGAAACATCTTTTAtaccaaataatatttttataaacattaaaaaatgtatCAAGAGCGGATAACTACTTCTGATAACCACCGCTCTCCTTCGGTAAATCATGTACGTAGTTGTTATTAGTTGATCCACATAATTTCCGCTGTAAAAAGAAGCTTTCACTATATGCCCCATAAAAGGGCTTTTAGCAAATTACCGTTCGGCGGACCATTAATTACCGGCAAGCGAATGTGGCAGGAGTTAACTTCGATCTTTTGACGGCCAGAGGGGCTAGCATGAACTCATAATTCAGGCTTAGAAAATGAACTGGGAAACACGGAAACTGCGGTCTTGCTAAAAATGTAAACTAAACAAAGTGACGTTTTAACAAGGATAAAgctagaaaaatataatataaccaGAAGGCAGGCAGCTATTTCCACCAACATTTGAGCCTGGTCATTCAGCGCGGAAACCCTGCCTGTCTATATCTTCTGGGAACTATGCCGCCGACTAACAttttaacagatattttttgttttttaattttcaagtatTAGGTGTTTTTCGTTTTCAATACTGATTTAGTGTTTTCCCGTACTTTTGTtacttaccttttttttattgagacgggcaacgtacaaatttgtcacattaaggggccatagggcaaaacattaactacccaaaaaaaaatttaggaccTTTTTCTTATGttatcttataatataaaaaaaagttttacaaaatattttagtttcagTTGTTGTTCACTCTATAATTCGACTTTCCATTCCTTTTCCGGGTAATACTCGTGTTGCAGTTCATCCCAAAACTTCACTCGATTGTTTTCTGGTATTTtaaccatttttaattttttccctaTATTCAAAGCTTGAAGAGGAAATTGATTTACCAATGGATCCCAGCGAAGATTACCTAGACATTGATCATCGTCTTCTGGCGTTGGATTGCTGAAAAAAAGAAGTAATTAGTCTGCAACTTACAACGGATTTCcaaatataacttttcaaattgAATAACTGAATTGAGTAGGTAATTAGTAGCCAATTGGCTTCTTTATTACCAAAATATGGAATTTTACCAATATCCTAAAATAACTGATCAAATTAATTCATACATTTCTTACCCGTATTTAGCAAAATTCGTCCATAACCTCGCGATTTTCTTAATGAAGTGCCTTTCATTAGAAGCCGCAGCTCTATTGTAAACGTCATTTGGCAATTTACATTTGAATAGGTAGCAGATTTCATCCCCTAGCGTCGCGCCCGACAAATTCAAATCTCCTACCGAAGAATGCCAGCCCGCGTTCAGCGTACCTCTGTATGCGAACCTGTATAAGTAAACTTTGCTACACGACACTTCGGCGTGTAATCGCGCTTGCCGAATCAACGGATAAATAACTTGGTCTGACACGTATTTCGCGTACCGCCGCAAACTTCGCTCCCCGATCGTCCCATTCACAAAATAAAACTCCATTATTTTCCTAAGGATCTTTCTGTATCTCTTCGAGCTGTATTCATCCACCGCTCCTTCGAAGGGCACCAAATATTGgaaattgtaatttaaatacttCAGAAGCTTTCTGTTTTCAACTAAGCCTTTCAATTTGTGAAGAGATTCCAAGTTCGTGTACCCTATCATTACGTCGGCGATGTTATTCGTCATACGGCTTTTGTATACATTAAGAGGCAATTTATGTAcgaatgaatgtttttttactttctcGATAGTAGGTCCAAAGGAATTGATTAGACGCTGATTGTCCCTGACTTCGGTGCTGTCAAACAGATCTTGAGAGGCCGACATCAAATCTTTGCTCGACGCATTAATGAGAAGTTCATATAGTTTGGTCCGATTTAATTTATCAAAAGGCCCGTTCAAATTCCTGTACAATTTATTGGCAATTTCAAAACTATAGCTTCGGTAGTCGGCTGGTGAAAGCGCACTGCCACTTTGAATTATGACTCTTTTGTACAGATCGTCCGCTGCACTTGATATTAGTAACGACGCTACTAATGTTGCCGCTTTGCCTGATCCTAGCACAGTAACTGTACTTGAGTCCCCattaaatttattgatattatctcgcacccatttaagagctaatAAAATATCCTTAGCTCCCATGTTACCTGGAGCAAATTCATCTTCAGTGTTCAAAAACCCTAAGATATCGGTTCGATATGACACAGTAACTACGACAACGCCTTCGTTAATAAGGAAGTCTGGTCTTTGGAAGTCAGAAGATTCATGCAGCCAAACCATTACTGGATAGTAGGTGCTTTTGTTTTGTGAAAGTGGTGAATACACGCTGAGGCGTAGGCAATCATCTTCGAGTGTGGACCAACGCGTATCATTGATATGTGTGCTAAAGTTGCAACTGTTACAACTGAATGCGTCTTGCATTTTTGGCGGCTGAAATTAAAGTTtcaattaagtataaaatattatttttaatccacAAAGTATCATAAATTCAAAAgtattcataatttaaaaaaaaagtacctatttctacgttaaagattttataaataacaat
This portion of the Choristoneura fumiferana chromosome 14, NRCan_CFum_1, whole genome shotgun sequence genome encodes:
- the LOC141434915 gene encoding juvenile hormone esterase-like yields the protein MLYLIAKSLRIILYLNFFSMFVRSCGEDVVFHSEGVVIIGRKLLTLFDNKPFAAFWNIPYAKPPTGLFRFKPPKMQDAFSCNSCNFSTHINDTRWSTLEDDCLRLSVYSPLSQNKSTYYPVMVWLHESSDFQRPDFLINEGVVVVTVSYRTDILGFLNTEDEFAPGNMGAKDILLALKWVRDNINKFNGDSSTVTVLGSGKAATLVASLLISSAADDLYKRVIIQSGSALSPADYRSYSFEIANKLYRNLNGPFDKLNRTKLYELLINASSKDLMSASQDLFDSTEVRDNQRLINSFGPTIEKVKKHSFVHKLPLNVYKSRMTNNIADVMIGYTNLESLHKLKGLVENRKLLKYLNYNFQYLVPFEGAVDEYSSKRYRKILRKIMEFYFVNGTIGERSLRRYAKYVSDQVIYPLIRQARLHAEVSCSKVYLYRFAYRGTLNAGWHSSVGDLNLSGATLGDEICYLFKCKLPNDVYNRAAASNERHFIKKIARLWTNFAKYGNPTPEDDDQCLGNLRWDPLVNQFPLQALNIGKKLKMVKIPENNRVKFWDELQHEYYPEKEWKVEL